The Solanum pennellii chromosome 11, SPENNV200 genome contains a region encoding:
- the LOC107004661 gene encoding uncharacterized protein LOC107004661, with protein sequence MDSFKQTATGFLYNPDLSRDSESELSGVLEIHVHHARNIHNICIYNNQDVYAKFSLTYNPDEAISTRIINGGGKNPDFNEDLAMKVSQVDSILKCEIWMLSRAKALMEDQLLGFALVPISSVVGKGKITQDFSLSSTDLFHSPAGIVKLSLFLNTNNLISVSNNPSCSPSSSSSISSEVVLLDRNTSQAILDPVEYSRIEFPEISLVKENQEMVSQYFDLGGSFLQLAAFHSHHHHDQQQQPQDDYEMAAMNPSEDDISPKQTCWFLSSSSSLSDERISADSSPDKHSNDIKKKDSIKKENEELKEPHVLFSAPLGNIIKIDAEQSGMQQQIVDMYMRSMQQFTESLAKMKLPMDLDKADQKDHGSSSSDMNNNRKENSRVFYGSRAFF encoded by the coding sequence aTGGATTCGTTCAAGCAAACAGCAACAGGTTTTCTATACAACCCTGATTTAAGTAGAGATTCAGAATCTGAACTCTCAGGAGTTCTTGAAATTCATGTCCACCATGCTAGGAACATTCACAATATCTGCATCTATAACAATCAAGATGTGTACGCCAAATTTTCACTTACGTACAATCCTGATGAAGCTATATCAACAAGGATCATAAATGGTGGTGGCAAAAATCCAGATTTCAATGAAGATTTAGCAATGAAAGTTTCCCAAGTTGATTCCATCCTCAAATGTGAGATTTGGATGCTTAGTAGAGCCAAAGCCTTGATGGAAGATCAACTCTTGGGATTTGCTTTAGTTCCTATTTCTTCAGTTGTTGGCAAAGGAAAAATCACTCAAGATTTTAGCCTTTCATCAACTGATTTGTTTCATTCCCCTGCTGGTATAGTTAAACTGTCCCTTTTCTTGAATACCAACAACCTCATTTCAGTATCAAACAATCCTTCGTGTTCACcgtcatcttcttcttctataaGTTCAGAAGTTGTGCTACTAGACAGAAATACATCTCAAGCTATTCTTGATCCAGTTGAGTATTCAAGAATAGAGTTCCCTGAGATCAGTTTAGTTAAAGAGAATCAAGAAATGGTGTCTCAATATTTTGACTTAGGAGGTTCATTTCTCCAACTTGCTGCATTCCACagtcatcatcatcatgatCAACAACAACAGCCACAAGATGACTATGAAATGGCTGCAATGAATCCATCAGAAGATGATATTTCTCCTAAACAAACTTGTTGGTTCCTTAGCTCCTCAAGTTCTCTAAGTGATGAGAGGATCTCAGCAGATTCCTCCCCAGATAAACACAGcaatgatataaaaaaaaaggactcaattaagaaagaaaatgaagaattgAAAGAACCCCATGTGCTTTTCTCAGCTCCATTAGGGAATATCATCAAGATTGATGCAGAACAATCAGGTATGCAACAGCAGATAGTGGATATGTACATGAGAAGTATGCAGCAGTTTACCGAGTCGTTAGCAAAGATGAAACTACCAATGGACTTGGATAAAGCTGATCAGAAAGATCATGGAAGCTCATCATCAGATATGAACAACAACAGGAAAGAAAATTCAAGAGTATTTTATGGTAGCAGAGCCTTCTTTTGA
- the LOC107004662 gene encoding uncharacterized protein LOC107004662, with protein MATVVEFESPQLFNDMQDLFIEPQNKMKSTTEETSRVGCENNHHGICAVCLNKIVLQETALVKGCEHAYCVTCILRWATYKEEPTCPQCKHPFEFLYIHRSLDGSLQDYMFEESVCLLLRASWFKPLIVEEKTEIDDDMDDMYMYDDADDDFTEDYFISSSSRLRIGNRRWGDNGYVSAGRQEARPVYRPNPQESGAGSSRVPNKETAASKELVGRRAKRALKREAADKAAAEKHQQRLVRMGRK; from the exons ATGGCTACAGTTGTCGAGTTTGAATCTCCACAACTCTTCAACGACATGCAAGATCTATTCATTGAACCCCAG AACAAAATGAAGAGCACAACTGAGGAAACATCCCGAGTTGGGTGCGAGAATAACCATCATGGGATTTGTGCTGTTTGTTTGAATAAGATAGTGCTTCAAGAAACTGCCCTTGTAAAAGGTTGCGAGCATGCCTACTG CGTGACTTGTATCCTTCGCTGGGCTACCTATAAAGAGGAACCAACATGTCCTCAGTGTAAGCATCCATTTGAGTTTCTCTACATCCATCGCTCACTTGATGGAAG CCTTCAGGACTACATGTTTGAGGAGAGTGTTTGCCTTCTCCTCAGGGCATCATGGTTTAAACCTTTGATTGTGGAGGAAAAGACGGAGATTGATGATGACATGGATGACATGTACATGTATGATGATGCAGACGATGATTTTACAGAAGATTATTTCATTAGCAGTTCTTCAAGACTCCGTATAGGCAATAGACGATGGGGAGACAATGGATATGTCAGTGCAGGAAGGCAAGAAGCGAGGCCTGTTTATCGACCAAACCCTCAGGAATCGGGTGCTGGTTCTTCCCGCGTGCCCAATAAGGAGACTGCTGCTTCTAAAGAACTTGTTGGGCGGCGTGCCAAGAGGGCACTGAAGCGTGAAGCTGCTGATAAGGCGGCCGCCGAGAAGCACCAGCAGCGTTTGGTGAGGATGGGTCGAAAGTGA